The genome window TTGGTAGTATGACGTCCTGCGGTGTTTACTGAAGTAAACATGCTTCAATACTAGTCTCAGTACTGGCACATTTGTGGCTATTTTAAGGATTCTGTGCAATCAAAGGCCTTGTTTACATTGCAAATCAGATTATTTTACCCTCaagtgatatatatatttttttgccatcTAAACTCTTCAAAGtgatcaaatctgatcttttggcatcagacaggccacatcaggaggtagtcctgaatctgattatctgatcttttcaaatgtgaattCAATCAAAATGCAATGTGACTTTTTTTTCCATCAGTTTAGGGCGAGCTAAGTCACTCGTGCGCCGGAAAAAAGCAGTCGCCAGCGAAAATGTATATTTCATCACTTGTGGTTTCTTTTTTCAAGACGACCAAATTTTcgatgcatcacttgtcaatagtgcgcaaataggcTATAAGTAATGTATTTTGATTCCGAAATCTTGGCAATTGTTGAAGGACCTAAatgacgctgtggcgcatttacctacatgtgagttgaaaaataaagttcaCATAGATCCACTCTCTAACAACCATAAAACCATTACAACCtttccaaatatattacactatatacagccATTCATACATTGTATTGAATTTTCACAAAACATTTTAAGGTGAtgctacttttattttattttgtcgtaGTAGCTACTTCCTGTcaactttgttttcactttattgaaGTGTGCATGTAAAGTGACATCGAGGCCACATTAGGGCTGTGCAGGTTTACACTGGAGTCAGatcaaaatcacattttacttgcaaacagtcagctggaaaaatcaAATTCGGGCCACTTTGGCCTACAGTGTAAATGTCAAAGTCCACACTTTctgagactataaaaatgggacccattacctccctgcttggcactctgcatcaagggttggaattaagggttaaatcaccaaaaatgattcccgggcgcggccaccactgctgctcactcctcccctcacctcccaggggttgatcaagggtgatgggtcaaatgcagagaataattttgccacacctagtgtgtgtgtgtgtgacaatcatgggtacttcaaCTTAACTTTAACTACGGAGAAGATTATGAAAGACGTCTCTCACAGTTGCGAGGACATTTGTCTCAATGTCTGCTCTGAAGAGCGAGTTGTGGAACATTGACGTGAGTTCCTATAACATTTTCGCCTGTTTCTGCTCATTCGTCAACTATTTTGTATCGGTCTATTTTGGTGAGCTTACGGTGGGCGTCATTATTTGCCATTATGCGACTGGAGTGCACCATTACTCTATCTGATTGATTTATAATATAAAACTGATAATGTCTTTCATATTGCTGACAGAAAAATAACTTCCATACCGTATGATAAGCAAATCGCACTACTACAGCTTTGCAGCATAGGTGTGCTACTTAAACTTAATTGATGTAGTTTAATAGTGGTGTAGcgtaacataaatcatgatcattaattaataaaagttaattttcTTTTGAATTGACtttccataaatatataaaagtattcatcatattctcttcatgtcatattaggctccagtgttgctcttttaagttagagcttttatccaatcagaatccagctagcttgttgccagcgctgtatgaattctgccggaggccttctgaCCCAACATGAGAAATGGGAGCATggggaaaatcccctgaagagcaggaaaacctgcgaaacaggcttgtagggattttttcctgacctaacgtatattccgctctaccccggtattgagcacagtataacggataaaccacagaaacctcgactatacatatatatatatatgtgtatatatatatatatatatatatatatatatatatatatatatatatatatatatatatatatacacagatatttaAATTTCATATGATAACACCCTGCCTGACCAGATTGCTTGTTGACCTTGTGCTGTCTCACGGGGAAAATTTAAGGTGCCATAATTGGCCCGCGGGTCGTAATTTGGACACCGATTGtccagaattaactttcaccagtttAGAAAGGATGCACCAGCAGCAGCAGGTTACAtttagtatgtcaatatagcttcATTAGCTGGTTAGCTCTTTGTGATTAATGCGCCGCTGAAAATTAGTTTGCctgtgttagtgcttataataacaatatcgctaatatttaGTTAATATACAGTTCACTAGATGTTAATGGAGtactgttggcgggttttggatgtttttatagaGGGCTTTGTGGGCGGAATAGACGAGCCCATGTTGACACCATTGTTTTTACAATTTAGAAttcatgaaaaaacaaacacatatatgtcttatacatagggattgtgaatgttaAAAAGCACATCCCTTTCCCATTTGTGCATacatccagtatgactgatctgagttCTCACCGTGACGACATCACAACGGAAATTGACGAAGCCTTTTTGAGCAGTAAATTCTAAACGGCCGTTTGATATCGTGACATTTTGTGGATGCTTAGACAATATTTTCACATGTTTTGCAGACTGGAAATATCATTggatatgtttttttaatggataAAATAAAACCCATTTCAACATAtaaatagtatttatttttccattatactggtactttattaaaaaaaaaaaagaaaaaagcagaCCCTCACGGGTTCAAACTTGTGTCCATTGTATCGTCcaggaaagaaggaaaaaaatcatgatttcttCGGAAAAATGGAAGGGTAGAGAGGTAATGGCACTGCAGTGAAAAAAGTTACTTTATTAtctaaaaatgtgtaatattaaaAAATGTAAGTGATGATTTTGTATCAGTAAACTATTATTAGTCTATTGTTTTGTCTTTGTGTCTTTTCTCAGCTCTATCGGGCCAAGTTGCCGTGGAAACAATATAACGAGCCCTAATTGAATATATCTAGAAACTTGACCAGAAAAATACTCTGGTTCCTGCGTGTTGTTTTAAATGACGTTTATTGTCTGGGTGCTTTAGTGCAGACACATCACACAGAAAGACAAAGTGCTTTAGTTTTTCTAAGTTATATTTACAGAAAGTGTTTGCTGGATGCGCacacatttttcattaaaaacgtCACCGACAGGTGTGTGCAAAGTTGAAATCAATCCTCCACTTGTGCAAGTGTGGGAGGAGCCTGCAGTAATAAAAGGCTGCTCATCCACCCTTGTCCAGAAAGGACATCAGAATATTTGCCTGCTGAACTTCTTTTCCCAAAATTGTCTCTTCTTAGCTACATTTTCTTCCATGATGAGTTGGATGAAGTGTTGTGTGTTCCCCCTGGTGCTGCTGTGCATGTGGCAGCTGCAAGAAGGAGCACACGCCTGCACTTGTCCTCTCACGCATCCACAGACCGCCTTTTGCCAGTCAGGTGTCGGTAAGTGAGATCCTGCATTTAAATTTAGGACTGATGCCAGTTGACTCTGCTTGAATTTGAATCTCTTTTATGATTTTACCAAACAGATGAAGGCTGACTGAGGCTTCTTTTGGTTCTTAGGGAGTTTGTTGTAATTCTAGTCTTCAGAGATTGACTGGCTTCATTTTTGTCTTTCTAGTCATCAGGGCAAAGGTGCTTGCAAAAAAAACCGGCGTTGGTAAATTTAACGACGTCAAGTATGACATCCAACACATTGCGGTGATTATGAGGCATTAATACAAATTAATGAGGTTTATGCGgaataaacatttttcttttggtTTGATTTTCCAGACATTCAGAGGCCCTGAGAAGCTCTTTGGTACCATCTACACTGCATCCAACTCTGCAGCATGTGGTGTGAGTCTGACCAGAGGTGTAGAATATTTGATCACAGGTAAGCATCTTATATGCTGGTAGATCTCAAAAGGTTTTATTTTTCCAGCATGAAGATGATGGAAATGAGTTTGAGTCACTTGTTCATCACAACTTTCATCAACTGTAACGCTGTTTTGACTGAGTGGTTCAAATGTTCGACTTTAGAACTGAAGGGTTTTGGCTCTTTGAGATTCAAAATTTCCTTGCAATATATGCTAGTGTGAAATGTACATGCTGTAGTTTAAATTAAGGTTATGTAAACATTGATATAAAATGTAACAAAGCCTAGTTAAAGTGgtggacttgtgcagccctttgagacacttgtgattaagggctatagaaATAACTTTGATTTTACCATAGGCTGACGATATCTAAGTGGGGCATATTCTCTGTTCAGCTTTTTCGTCACCCATATTTCCCTTTTTTTAGGCCGAATGAGATCTGACGGGTCTCTGTACATCTCATTGTGTGACTACATTGTTCCCTGGAAAAGCAGCCACACGATCCTGGTGGAGCGTTATTCAATGGGCTGTGATTGCAAGGTAAGCAAACCTAACGGTCATCATTTCCAAGAACGTGTTCAATCCTGATCAGGTTTTATCCTCCAGATCACTCGCTGTGACTCTGTCCCGTGTGGGATCAGCGGCCCGACTGAGTGCTTGTGGACGGAAAAGCTGTTTGGTGATTCAGGGCAGGACAAACAATGTGCTTGCATCAAGAGAAGGGATGGTTCTTGTGTCTGGTACAAGGAGGCCGCCTCACCCACAAAGGGTTAATGGATTAAAGACTCCAAAATCCCCACCTtgcaggaaaattaaaaaaaatcacatctaTTTAAAGCAATGCAATGTCTTTTACTATGTTGAGTTTGCATGCTTTTAAAATGACAATCATGAGTTCAAAAATGTCAGTCTTTGCAGTACCTATATTATGATTTCccaatcaaatgaataaatattatttaaaaaaaaaaaggtgacttgTCAGCCACAACACTGTCACCTTGTCCTGCAGGAAAGAACCTAGgataatttaatttttaatttttatggcATTAACTCATGTTATCAAGGCACTTTTCATGTTGTAGAAGaatgtttctcattgtcatcccattgggttgagttttgaaGTGTATTTTTTTGAGGGTTTTTAAAATGGCAATTGGTTCAGCCATTGGTGGTGTCAGGTCTATTTTACGGAGGCTTAAGCCTCAAACTTTTCAGTTTTACTAAATGCAGGAATATGaattagaaaataacctgttaTTTTTCACTATTACTCATTTGAAGACTGTACTTAATATCCGTTCCATCAGTAACAACCGCATTACTGTATGGAAAACCCAGTCCACGTTTTCACTGTTACCTTAGCAAGATCGAGCAGGATATCGTTAAGGCTAGTTCAGTGCATTGAACACTGCTGGGTAGGTTATCcaattcagcttttttttttttttgtcaaatctgatTTTGTATAGGCCACATTACAAAAAAGTATGTCCAGACTCCAATGTGAATGCAAACTGACCCGAACACAGACTTGGCAGTATGACGTCCTGCGGTGTTTACTGAAGTAAACACGCTTCAATACTAGTCTCAGTACTGGCACATTTGTGGCTATTTTAAGGATTCTGTGCAATCAAAGGCCTTGTTTACATTGCAAATCAGATTATTTTACCCTcaattgatatatattttttttgccatcTAAACTCTTCAAAGtgatcaaatctgatcttttggcatcagtcaggccacatcaggaggtcgtCCTGAATCTGattatctgatcttttcaaatgtgaattCAATCAAAAtgcaatgtgattttttttcccatcagcttagggcgagctacgtcactcgAGTGCCAGAAAAAAGCAGTCGCCAGCGAAAATTTATATTTCATAACTTGTGGTTTCGGTTTTtatttaagacgaccaaatttttgatgcatcacttgtcaatagtgcgcaaataggctataagtaatatattttgattccgaagactTGGCAATTGAAGGACCTAAATGACGCTATGGCGCATTTacctacatgtgagttgaaaaataaagttcaCATAGATCCACTCTCTAACAACCATAAAAccattacaaccctcccaaatatattacactatatacagccATTCACACATATTTAATTTCcacataaaacaaaacattttaaggtGTTGctacgtttattttattttgtagtagtagctacTTCCTGTCAACTTTGTTTTCACTTCATTGAAGTGTGCATGTAAAGTGACATGGAGGCCACATTAGGGCTGTgcacgtttacactggagtcaggtcaaaatcacattttacttgcagtgtaaacagtcaaaaTGTAAAT of Nerophis lumbriciformis linkage group LG22, RoL_Nlum_v2.1, whole genome shotgun sequence contains these proteins:
- the LOC133615059 gene encoding metalloproteinase inhibitor 2-like, which translates into the protein MMSWMKCCVFPLVLLCMWQLQEGAHACTCPLTHPQTAFCQSGVVIRAKVLAKKTGVGKFNDVKYDIQHIATFRGPEKLFGTIYTASNSAACGVSLTRGVEYLITGRMRSDGSLYISLCDYIVPWKSSHTILVERYSMGCDCKITRCDSVPCGISGPTECLWTEKLFGDSGQDKQCACIKRRDGSCVWYKEAASPTKG